A window from Triticum aestivum cultivar Chinese Spring chromosome 6D, IWGSC CS RefSeq v2.1, whole genome shotgun sequence encodes these proteins:
- the LOC123140728 gene encoding 7-deoxyloganetin glucosyltransferase: MGPSAPGEKAHAVCLPAPFQGHIIPMLDLAKMLHARGFHVTFVNTEYNHARLVRARGAAAVAGVPGFRFDTIPDGLPPSDDDVTQDVLSLCKSLTETCLGPFRRLLAELNDPATSMGHPPVSCIVSDNVMDFSMEAARELGLPYVQLYTSSAISYVGVRNYRLLFDRGLAPIKDVKQLTNEYLDTPVEDVPGLRNMRFRDFPSFIRSPAPDDYMLHFVLGIAERAVGASAMIVNTFGDLEEEAVAAMEALGLPKVYTIGPLPLLAPSSSISMSLWKQQEECLLWLDDKEPGSVVYANFGSITVMTNEQLVEFAWGLAKSGRHFLWIIRPDLAKGDTAVLPSEFSAETAERGLVASWCPQQQVLNHPAVGAFLTHSGWNSTLESMCGGVPVISWPFFGDQQTNCRYQCNEWGVGMEIDSDVRRDAVADLITEVMEGESGKVMKKKAQEWREKAVKATKPGGSSHRNFDALIHDVLAPPSQPLLLKK, encoded by the coding sequence ATGGGTCCTTCGGCACCGGGCGAGAAAGCACATGCCGTGTGCCTGCCGGCGCCCTTTCAGGGCCACATCATCCCCATGCTCGACCTGGCCAAGATGCTCCACGCCCGCGGCTTCCATGTCACCTTCGTCAACACCGAGTACAACCACGCCCGCCTCGTCCGCGCGCGGGGCGCGGCCGCGGTGGCCGGCGTCCCGGGTTTCCGCTTCGACACCATTCCGGACGGCCTGCCGCCTTCCGACGACGACGTCACCCAGGACGTCCTGTCGCTCTGCAAGTCCCTCACGGAGACCTGCCTCGGGCCCTTCCGCCGCCTCCTCGCGGAGCTCAACGACCCCGCCACGTCCATGGGCCACCCGCCTGTGTCCTGCATCGTCTCCGACAACGTGATGGACTTCTCCATGGAAGCGGCCAGGGAGCTAGGCCTCCCCTATGTCCAGCTGTACACCTCCAGCGCCATCAGCTATGTCGGTGTCCGCAACTACCGCCTCCTCTTCGACCGTGGCCTTGCACCGATCAAAGACGTCAAGCAGCTGACGAACGAGTACCTTGACACGCCGGTGGAAGACGTGCCGGGCCTGCGGAACATGAGGTTCAGGGACTTCCCGTCCTTCATACGCAGCCCGGCCCCGGACGACTACATGCTGCATTTCGTGCTCGGGATCGCAGAGCGCGCCGTCGGCGCGTCGGCGATGATCGTCAACACCTTCGGCGACCTTGAGGAAGAGGCGGTGGCGGCCATGGAGGCGCTCGGCCTGCCCAAGGTCTACACCATCGGCCCACTCCCTCTGCTGGCGCCGAGCTCAAGCATCAGCATGAGCCTGTGGAAGCAGCAGGAGGAGTGCCtgctgtggctcgacgacaaggagcCCGGCTCCGTCGTGTACGCGAACTTCGGCAGCATCACCGTCATGACCAACGAGCAGCTGGTGGAGTTCGCGTGGGGGCTGGCCAAGAGCGGCAGGCATTTCCTCTGGATTATCCGTCCCGACCTCGCCAAGGGCGACACCGCAGTACTCCCCTCGGAGTTCTCAGCCGAGACGGCGGAGCGTGGGCTGGTGGCCTCCTGGTGCCCGCAGCAGCAGGTGCTGAACCACCCGGCCGTGGGCGCGTTCCTGACGCACAGCGGCTGGAACTCGACACTGGAGAGCATGTGCGGTGGCGTGCCCGTCATCAGCTGGCCATTCTTCGGGGACCAGCAGACCAACTGCCGGTACCAGTGCAACGAATGGGGCGTCGGCATGGAGATCGACAGCGACGTCCGGCGCGACGCCGTCGCAGACCTTATCACGGAGGTCATGGAGGGGGAGAGTGGgaaggtgatgaagaagaaggcacaAGAGTGGAGGGAGAAAGCGGTCAAGGCGACCAAGCCCGGCGGCTCGTCTCACCGCAACTTTGATGCGTTGATTCACGATGTGCTAGCTCCTCCCTCCCAGCCGCTCTTGCTAAAGAAATAA